A DNA window from Phragmites australis chromosome 11, lpPhrAust1.1, whole genome shotgun sequence contains the following coding sequences:
- the LOC133885139 gene encoding cytochrome b561 domain-containing protein At2g30890-like produces MVLFRRKRLLPTFSCCVILLLLTPSQGDSNSSDNSEQSYKIAQPLELTPKLSMQLKLHAFLLWSSVGFLMPIGVLLIRVSSNVRSAKSIKVLFYCHVASQIVAVVLATAGAVLSISNFENAFNNTHQRIGLALYGFIWLQPLIGFLRPDRGVKMRSAWYLTHWLLGISICVVGVANVYIGLHTYQERTGRSARLWTVLLTVEVAAMAFVYLFQDRWNYVVRQEEAALVDEQSEGSMYPANDHKEIVVVP; encoded by the exons ATGGTACTGTTCAGAAGAAAAAGACTGCTCCCTACATTTTCATGTTGTGTGATTCTTTTGCTTCTAACCCCAAGCCAGGGCGATTCAAACAGCTCGGATAATTCAGAGCAAAGCTACAAGATCGCTCAGCCTTTAGAG CTCACACCCAAACTGTCAATGCAACTCAAGCTCCATGCCTTCCTGCTCTGGTCTTCAGTTGGCTTCCTGATGCCGATAGGAGTGCTGCTAATCAGAGTCTCGAGCAATGTCAGAAGCGCCAAAAGCATCAAGGTTCTCTTCTACTGCCATGTCGCTTCACAG ATTGTCGCCGTTGTTCTTGCCACTGCCGGGGCAGTCCTGTCGATAAGCAACTTCGAGAACGCATTCAACAACACTCACCAGAGGATCGGATTAGCGCTGTACGGCTTCATATGGCTCCAGCCGCTCATCGGCTTCTTGCGGCCTGACAG AGGCGTGAAGATGCGGAGCGCGTGGTACCTGACCCACTGGCTCCTCGGCATCTCGATCTGCGTGGTGGGCGTCGCCAACGTCTACATCGGCCTGCACACGTACCAGGAGCGGACCGGCAGGAGCGCGAGGCTGTGGACCGTGCTCCTCACCGTCGAGGTCGCGGCCATGGCGTTCGTGTACCTCTTCCAGGACCGATGGAACTACGTGGTGCGGCAGGAAGAGGCTGCCCTCGTCGACGAGCAGAGTGAAGGATCCATGTACCCAGCGAACGATCACAAGGAGATCGTCGTGGTGCCTTAG
- the LOC133885587 gene encoding urease accessory protein G: protein MASHDHHHDGHDEHHHHHHSHGDGGGHAAGGSWVGADGRVWHSHDGLAPHSHEPIYSPGDFTKRAPPLASRTFADRAFTVGIGGPVGTGKTALMLALCRFLREKYSLAAVTNDIFTKEDGEFLIKHGALPEERIRAVETGGCPHAAIREDISINLGPLEELSNLYRADLLLCESGGDNLAANFSRELADYIIYIIDVSGGDKIPRKGGPGITQADLLVINKTDLAPAVGADLAVMERDALRMREGGPFVFAQVKHGVGVEEIVNHILQAWEIATGNKRR from the exons ATGGCGTCTCACGACCACCACCACGACGGCCACGacgagcaccaccaccaccaccactcccACGG GGACGGCGGCGGCCACGCAGCGGGGGGCTCATGGGTCGGGGCGGACGGGCGCGTGTGGCACTCCCACGACGGCCTCGCGCCGCACTCCCACGAGCCCATCTACTCCCCCGGCGACTTCACCAAGCGCGCGCCGCCGCTCGCCTCGCGCACCTTCGCCGACCGCGCCTTCACCGTCGGCATCGGCGGCCCCGTGGGCACCGG GAAAACTGCTCTGATGCTAGCACTATGTAGATTCCTACGTGAGAAGTATAGTCTTGCGGCG GTCACTAAtgatattttcacaaaagagGATGGGGAATTCTTAATCAAGCATGGAGCACTTCCAGAAGAACGCATACGCGCAGTGGAAACTGGAGGCTGCCCTCATGCAGCTATACGCGAGGACATCAGCATAAACCTTGGTCCTCTGGAGGAGCTATCGAACTTGTATAGAGCTGATTTGCTACTCTGTGAATCTGGAGGAG ATAACTTAGCTGCTAACTTCAGCAGAGAATTAGCAGACTACATAATCTACATCATTGATGTCTCTGGTGGGGACAAGATACCAAGAAAAGGTGGTCCTGGTATAACCCAAGCTGATCTTTTG GTGATAAATAAGACAGACCTTGCACCAGCTGTTGGAGCTGACCTGGCTGTAATGGAACGGGATGCGCTTCGCATGCGTGAAGGAGGGCCTTTCGTGTTTGCGCAG GTGAAACATGGAGTAGGCGTGGAGGAAATCGTGAATCATATACTGCAAGCATGGGAAATCGCGACTGGCAATAAGCGCCGGTGA
- the LOC133885042 gene encoding uncharacterized protein LOC133885042, whose protein sequence is MAIETDAVAAAREGSETAPMSPEAEAAIEAAAGPARPRGWLRRLIPLEYLTRSRRWRLGGAVGRGGASRLASSLSRSLRWKRLPGFSALSLRSGSASAVLDAVAFRIMYVVEAVVLGLALSCFFLCCGCHL, encoded by the coding sequence ATGGCCATCGAGACGGAcgcagtggcggcggcgagggagggTTCGGAGACGGCGCCCATGTCCCCGGAGGCCGAGGCGGCGATCGAGGCGGCAGCGGGGCCGGCGCGGCCGCGCGGGTGGCTGCGACGGCTCATCCCGCTGGAGTACCTGACCCGGAGCCGGCGGTGGAGGCTCGGCGGCGCTGTGGGCAGGGGAGGCGCGTCGAGGCTGGCGTCGTCGCTGTCGCGGTCGCTGCGGTGGAAGCGGCTCCCGGGGTTCTCCGCCCTTAGCCTGCGGAGCGGCTCGGCGTCAGCGGTGCTCGACGCGGTCGCGTTCCGCATCATGTACGTTGTGGAGGCCGTGGTGCTCGGCCTCGCGCTCTCTTGCTTCTTCCTCTGCTGCGGTTGCCACCTCTGA
- the LOC133883951 gene encoding probable WRKY transcription factor 48 isoform X1, which produces MSGARYDHGGGHQHHLSGDFQFHDELASLFAQRLDAATPMQQPWLFTDYLQASASTPLDYDAFAGEFDMPAVEEVKRELVVDTGAASGGGMPGSGGGTSTAPLTPNSMSMSSTSSEACGTCAGAGEESAAGKCKKEEGEMEESKDGSAAAKGDGEGEDKSKKGAAKGKGKGEKRPRQPRFAFMTKSEVDHLEDGYRWRKYGQKAVKNSPFPRVLTRIVVIDAMQSQQYRSYYRCTTQKCQVKKRVERSYQDAAVVVTTYEGKHTHPIPVTLRGSTHLLAAHHANLHHTHFRMPPPPPQPIRGPGFAFQPGATAFDSIGLLQPQQGHRHAMQKLVSGAGVATGVHAYQVNAAVSSHALPDQHGLSAIVGTAVTATATVATTSAPLRMQHFMAQDYAGLLQDMLPSFVHNNDVDNNRHP; this is translated from the exons ATGTCGGGCGCGAGGTATGACCACGGCGGCGGCCACCAGCACCACCTCTCCGGCGACTTCCAGTTCCACGACGAGCTGGCGTCGCTGTTCGCGCAGCGGCTCGACGCGGCGACGCCGATGCAGCAGCCGTGGTTGTTCACGGACTACCTGCAGGCGAGTGCGTCGACGCCGCTGGACTACGACGCGTTCGCCGGGGAGTTCGACATGCCGGCCGTGGAGGAGGTGAAGAGGGAGCTGGTCGTGGACACTGGCGCTGCTTCCGGCGGCGGGATGCCCGGCAGCGGGGGTGGCACATCGACGGCGCCGCTGACGCCGAACAGCATGTCGATGTCATCGACGTCGAGCGAGGCCTGTGGCACCTGCGCCGGAGCGGGCGAGGAGTCGGCGGCCGGGAAGTGCAagaaggaggagggggagatggAGGAGAGCAAAGATGGATCGGCTGCGGCCAAGGGGGATGGGGAAGGAGAGGACAAGAGCAAGAAAGG GGCGgccaagggcaagggcaagggcgAGAAGCGGCCGCGACAGCCGCGGTTCGCGTTCATGACAAAGAGCGAGGTCGACCACCTCGAGGACGGCTACCGGTGGCGCAAGTACGGCCAGAAAGCCGTCAAGAACAGCCCATTTCCAAG GGTTCTCACGAGGATCGTGGTGATTGATGCAATGCAATCACAACAATACAGGAGCTACTACCGGTGCACGACGCAGAAGTGCCAGGTGAAGAAGCGGGTGGAGCGGTCGTACCAGGACGCGGCGGTCGTGGTCACCACGTACGAGGGCAAGCACACGCACCCCATCCCGGTCACGCTGCGCGGGAGCACGCACCTCCTCGCCGCGCACCACGCGAACCTCCACCACACGCACTTCcggatgccgccgccgccgcctcagccAATTCGCGGCCCTGGCTTCGCCTTCCAGCCCGGCGCCACTGCCTTCGACTCGATCGGCCTCCTGCAGCCGCAGCAGGGCCACCGTCACGCCATGCAGAAGCTGGTGAGTGGCGCGGGCGTCGCCACCGGAGTGCACGCGTACCAGGTGAACGCCGCCGTGTCGAGCCATGCGCTGCCTGACCAGCATGGCCTGTCTGCCATTGTCGGTACGGCTGTTACTGCCACTGCTACGGTGGCTACTACTAGTGCTCCACTCCGGATGCAGCACTTCATGGCGCAGGACTATGCTGGACTCCTGCAGGACATGCTGCCATCCTTCGTTCACAACAACGACGTCGACAACAACCGCCACCCTTGA
- the LOC133883951 gene encoding probable WRKY transcription factor 48 isoform X2, with the protein MSGARYDHGGGHQHHLSGDFQFHDELASLFAQRLDAATPMQQPWLFTDYLQASASTPLDYDAFAGEFDMPAVEEVKRELVVDTGAASGGGMPGSGGGTSTAPLTPNSMSMSSTSSEACGTCAGAGEESAAGKCKKEEGEMEESKDGSAAAKGDGEGEDKSKKGAAKGKGKGEKRPRQPRFAFMTKSEVDHLEDGYRWRKYGQKAVKNSPFPRSYYRCTTQKCQVKKRVERSYQDAAVVVTTYEGKHTHPIPVTLRGSTHLLAAHHANLHHTHFRMPPPPPQPIRGPGFAFQPGATAFDSIGLLQPQQGHRHAMQKLVSGAGVATGVHAYQVNAAVSSHALPDQHGLSAIVGTAVTATATVATTSAPLRMQHFMAQDYAGLLQDMLPSFVHNNDVDNNRHP; encoded by the exons ATGTCGGGCGCGAGGTATGACCACGGCGGCGGCCACCAGCACCACCTCTCCGGCGACTTCCAGTTCCACGACGAGCTGGCGTCGCTGTTCGCGCAGCGGCTCGACGCGGCGACGCCGATGCAGCAGCCGTGGTTGTTCACGGACTACCTGCAGGCGAGTGCGTCGACGCCGCTGGACTACGACGCGTTCGCCGGGGAGTTCGACATGCCGGCCGTGGAGGAGGTGAAGAGGGAGCTGGTCGTGGACACTGGCGCTGCTTCCGGCGGCGGGATGCCCGGCAGCGGGGGTGGCACATCGACGGCGCCGCTGACGCCGAACAGCATGTCGATGTCATCGACGTCGAGCGAGGCCTGTGGCACCTGCGCCGGAGCGGGCGAGGAGTCGGCGGCCGGGAAGTGCAagaaggaggagggggagatggAGGAGAGCAAAGATGGATCGGCTGCGGCCAAGGGGGATGGGGAAGGAGAGGACAAGAGCAAGAAAGG GGCGgccaagggcaagggcaagggcgAGAAGCGGCCGCGACAGCCGCGGTTCGCGTTCATGACAAAGAGCGAGGTCGACCACCTCGAGGACGGCTACCGGTGGCGCAAGTACGGCCAGAAAGCCGTCAAGAACAGCCCATTTCCAAG GAGCTACTACCGGTGCACGACGCAGAAGTGCCAGGTGAAGAAGCGGGTGGAGCGGTCGTACCAGGACGCGGCGGTCGTGGTCACCACGTACGAGGGCAAGCACACGCACCCCATCCCGGTCACGCTGCGCGGGAGCACGCACCTCCTCGCCGCGCACCACGCGAACCTCCACCACACGCACTTCcggatgccgccgccgccgcctcagccAATTCGCGGCCCTGGCTTCGCCTTCCAGCCCGGCGCCACTGCCTTCGACTCGATCGGCCTCCTGCAGCCGCAGCAGGGCCACCGTCACGCCATGCAGAAGCTGGTGAGTGGCGCGGGCGTCGCCACCGGAGTGCACGCGTACCAGGTGAACGCCGCCGTGTCGAGCCATGCGCTGCCTGACCAGCATGGCCTGTCTGCCATTGTCGGTACGGCTGTTACTGCCACTGCTACGGTGGCTACTACTAGTGCTCCACTCCGGATGCAGCACTTCATGGCGCAGGACTATGCTGGACTCCTGCAGGACATGCTGCCATCCTTCGTTCACAACAACGACGTCGACAACAACCGCCACCCTTGA